The following are encoded together in the Streptomyces rapamycinicus NRRL 5491 genome:
- a CDS encoding ROK family protein codes for MGGSKVALRLEHDDLSVRESSFRWAGPDGTDAITPGGATHDLELLARHIRELCAGHPERLTGVGVALPATLDATGAVIAWPGRPGWAGVDLRGALSALFGEAEVRCADDGDLAALAEAHEAGCPDLLYLGVGTGIGGGIVLNGKPVPGVGRGSCEVGHLIVDRDGPLCDCGRRGCVQAAASGPATLRRAARRRGQEVAFTALREAVRDGRQWAVAALRESGRALATAVTGVCELVHPSLVLIGGGFAAVMPELVAMVAERTKALERPGHPLPPVRPATLGGLSSLHGAVLLARGLPD; via the coding sequence GTGGGCGGCAGCAAAGTGGCGCTGCGCCTCGAACACGACGACCTGAGCGTCCGTGAATCCTCCTTCCGCTGGGCCGGGCCGGACGGTACGGACGCCATCACGCCCGGCGGTGCCACCCACGACCTCGAGCTGCTGGCGCGGCACATCAGGGAGCTGTGCGCGGGCCACCCCGAGCGGCTCACCGGCGTCGGGGTCGCGCTGCCCGCCACCCTCGACGCCACCGGCGCGGTCATCGCCTGGCCCGGCCGCCCCGGCTGGGCCGGAGTGGATCTGCGGGGCGCGCTGTCCGCGCTCTTCGGCGAGGCCGAGGTGCGCTGCGCCGACGACGGCGATCTGGCCGCCCTCGCCGAAGCACACGAGGCGGGCTGCCCCGATCTGCTCTACCTCGGTGTCGGCACCGGGATCGGCGGTGGCATCGTGCTGAACGGAAAGCCCGTCCCCGGTGTGGGCCGCGGCTCCTGCGAGGTCGGCCACCTGATCGTGGACCGCGACGGCCCGCTGTGCGACTGCGGCCGGCGCGGCTGCGTCCAGGCGGCGGCCTCGGGCCCGGCGACGCTGCGCCGGGCGGCGCGGCGGCGGGGCCAGGAGGTGGCGTTCACCGCGCTGCGCGAGGCCGTGCGGGACGGAAGGCAGTGGGCCGTGGCGGCGCTGCGGGAGAGTGGCCGGGCCCTGGCCACGGCCGTGACCGGTGTGTGCGAGCTGGTCCATCCCTCGCTCGTGCTGATCGGCGGAGGGTTCGCCGCGGTGATGCCGGAGCTCGTGGCGATGGTGGCCGAGCGGACGAAGGCGCTGGAGCGGCCGGGGCATCCGCTGCCACCGGTCCGGCCTGCGACACTGGGTGGGCTGTCGTCACTGCACGGCGCCGTTCTGCTGGCCAGGGGATTGCCGGACTGA
- a CDS encoding MerR family transcriptional regulator, whose translation MFTIGDFARHGRVSVRMLRHYDATGLLLPAHVDPATGYRSYSAAQLSRLNRIIALKELGFTLQQVRDIVDDKVGTEELRGMLRLRRAELEATVAATAARLVQVEARLRSIESEGHMPTNDVVIKTLPAVRVAELTATAAGFGPQDIGPVITPLYDELFRRLDTAGIAPTGPGVAYYEDAPEGGGAVTVHAAVQVAAPLRDGADLRILDLPPVDRAATIVHRGPMDAVVPTAQALAHWIDGNGYRSAGYPREINLECPENRDEWVTELQAPVVRA comes from the coding sequence ATGTTCACCATCGGAGACTTCGCCCGGCACGGCCGCGTCTCGGTCCGGATGCTGCGCCACTACGACGCCACCGGACTGCTGCTCCCGGCCCATGTCGACCCCGCCACCGGATACCGCTCCTACTCGGCCGCCCAGCTCAGCCGGCTGAACCGGATCATCGCGCTGAAGGAGCTCGGCTTCACCCTCCAGCAGGTGCGGGACATCGTGGACGACAAGGTCGGCACCGAGGAGCTGCGCGGCATGCTGCGGTTGCGGCGGGCCGAGCTGGAGGCCACGGTGGCCGCCACGGCGGCACGGCTGGTGCAGGTCGAGGCGAGGCTCCGGTCGATCGAGAGCGAGGGGCACATGCCCACGAACGACGTCGTCATCAAGACCCTCCCCGCGGTCCGGGTGGCGGAGCTCACCGCCACCGCCGCCGGTTTCGGCCCCCAGGACATCGGCCCGGTCATCACGCCGCTCTACGACGAGCTGTTCCGGCGCCTCGACACGGCGGGCATCGCCCCGACGGGCCCCGGTGTCGCGTACTACGAGGACGCCCCGGAAGGCGGCGGCGCCGTCACCGTCCACGCCGCCGTCCAGGTCGCCGCCCCGCTCCGGGACGGTGCGGACCTGAGGATCCTCGATCTGCCGCCCGTGGACCGGGCCGCGACCATCGTGCACCGGGGCCCGATGGACGCCGTGGTGCCCACGGCCCAGGCCCTGGCCCATTGGATCGACGGCAACGGCTACCGGTCGGCCGGCTACCCCCGGGAGATCAACCTGGAGTGCCCGGAGAACCGCGACGAGTGGGTCACGGAACTCCAGGCACCGGTGGTCCGGGCCTGA
- a CDS encoding type II 3-dehydroquinate dehydratase — MSRLLLVNGPNLGILGKRQPEIYGTDTLEDIERWVGEEVAERGWKVDSYQFDGEAEIIQTIQGNYDTAGAIINPAALMMAGWGLRDALANYPRPWIEVHLSNVWAREQFRHESVTGPLAAGVIFGLGAVGYRLAARALLEKVPD, encoded by the coding sequence GTGAGCAGGCTGTTGTTGGTGAACGGACCGAATCTCGGCATCCTCGGGAAGCGCCAGCCCGAGATCTATGGCACGGATACGCTGGAGGACATCGAGCGCTGGGTCGGGGAAGAGGTCGCGGAGCGCGGCTGGAAAGTGGATTCCTACCAGTTCGACGGTGAAGCGGAGATCATCCAGACCATTCAGGGGAACTACGACACGGCCGGCGCCATCATCAATCCGGCCGCGCTCATGATGGCCGGATGGGGACTTAGGGACGCACTGGCCAACTATCCGCGGCCCTGGATAGAAGTGCATCTGTCGAATGTCTGGGCCCGTGAGCAGTTCCGCCATGAGTCGGTGACCGGACCGCTGGCCGCGGGCGTCATCTTCGGGCTCGGCGCCGTGGGCTATCGGCTAGCAGCACGCGCCCTGCTGGAAAAGGTGCCGGACTGA
- a CDS encoding DegT/DnrJ/EryC1/StrS family aminotransferase gives MSNDVRLGSELPAWPQYGDEEREALIRALEQGQWWRVGGGEVDAFEAEFAAAHGSEHVLAVTNGTHALELALEVLGVGPGTEVIVPAFTFISSSQAAQRLGAVAIPVDVDPDTYCVDPSAVEAAIGPRTRAIMPVHMAGQMCDMDALDKLSADSGVPLIQDAAHAHGARWRGKRVGELGSVAAFSFQNGKLMTAGEGGAVLFPDAEMYEKGFVRHSCGRPRTDRGYFHRTSGSNFRLNEFSASVLRAQLARLEDQITTREQRWPVLGRLLAEIPGVVPQSRDDRGDRNPHYMAMFRVPGITEERRAEVVDVLIERGVPAFVAFRAVYRTDAFWEAAAPDLTVDELARRCPHSEALTRDCVWLHHRVLLGSEAQMHEVAAVVADVLAGA, from the coding sequence ATGAGCAATGATGTGCGACTGGGATCCGAGCTGCCCGCATGGCCGCAGTACGGCGACGAGGAGCGCGAGGCCCTGATCCGGGCCCTGGAGCAGGGGCAATGGTGGCGCGTCGGGGGCGGTGAGGTCGATGCCTTCGAGGCGGAGTTCGCCGCGGCCCATGGCAGCGAGCACGTCCTGGCGGTCACCAACGGGACGCACGCGCTGGAGCTCGCCCTCGAAGTGCTCGGCGTCGGCCCCGGCACCGAGGTGATCGTTCCCGCGTTCACCTTCATCTCCTCCTCGCAGGCCGCGCAGCGGCTGGGCGCGGTGGCCATTCCGGTGGACGTGGACCCGGACACGTACTGCGTCGATCCGTCGGCGGTCGAGGCGGCCATCGGCCCGAGGACCCGCGCGATCATGCCGGTGCACATGGCGGGTCAGATGTGCGACATGGACGCGCTGGACAAGCTGTCCGCCGACTCGGGGGTGCCGCTGATCCAGGACGCGGCCCACGCTCACGGTGCGCGATGGCGCGGCAAGAGGGTCGGCGAGCTGGGCTCGGTCGCGGCGTTCAGCTTCCAGAACGGCAAGCTGATGACCGCCGGTGAGGGTGGCGCCGTGCTCTTCCCCGACGCCGAGATGTACGAGAAGGGCTTCGTCCGGCACAGCTGCGGACGTCCGCGCACCGACCGCGGCTACTTCCATCGCACCTCGGGCTCCAACTTCCGGCTGAACGAATTCTCCGCCTCGGTGCTGCGCGCCCAACTCGCCCGTCTGGAGGACCAGATCACCACGCGTGAGCAGCGCTGGCCGGTGCTGGGCCGGCTGCTCGCCGAGATCCCCGGTGTCGTACCGCAGTCGCGCGACGACCGCGGCGACCGCAACCCGCACTACATGGCGATGTTCCGGGTGCCGGGCATCACCGAGGAGCGCCGCGCCGAGGTCGTCGACGTGCTCATCGAGCGCGGAGTGCCCGCGTTCGTCGCCTTCCGCGCGGTCTACCGCACGGACGCCTTCTGGGAGGCCGCGGCGCCGGATCTGACGGTGGACGAACTCGCCCGCCGCTGCCCGCACTCCGAGGCGCTCACCCGCGACTGCGTATGGCTGCACCACCGGGTGCTGCTGGGCAGCGAGGCGCAGATGCACGAAGTGGCCGCCGTCGTCGCCGATGTGCTCGCGGGCGCATGA
- a CDS encoding Gfo/Idh/MocA family protein codes for MSAPHIGETPIRTAVVGLGWAARSIWLPRLRRNPAFTVTAAVDPDERGRAAVAEAEAEGADRLPLLAAVHDLDPAEVDLAVVAVPNHLHCAVAGELLAKGIPVFLEKPVCLTSEEAERLAAAERSGGAVLLAGSAARYRADVRGLYRIAARLGRIRHVELAWVRARGVPDRGGWFTQRSLAGGGALVDLGWHLFDIAVPLLGTAAFRHAIGTVSADFITQRSSRAAWRGDDGGPALPGATNGTTDVEDTARGFLITEDGRSVVLHASWASHEALDTTRVTIDGSDGSATLHCTFGFSPNRLEKSTLTRTVDGTTRPVAVPTEPIGTEYDRQLDMLPAQLRDPAGRGRVIEEVRRTIGAIERVYASARIPREVRDVRESAPV; via the coding sequence ATGAGCGCCCCGCACATCGGCGAGACGCCGATCCGGACCGCGGTGGTCGGTCTGGGGTGGGCGGCCCGCTCGATCTGGCTGCCCCGGCTGCGCCGCAACCCCGCCTTCACCGTGACCGCCGCGGTGGACCCCGACGAACGCGGCCGCGCGGCGGTGGCGGAGGCCGAGGCCGAGGGCGCGGACCGGTTGCCGCTGCTGGCGGCGGTCCATGACCTCGACCCCGCCGAGGTGGATCTGGCGGTGGTCGCGGTGCCCAACCATCTGCACTGCGCGGTCGCGGGCGAGCTGCTGGCCAAGGGCATTCCGGTGTTCCTGGAGAAGCCGGTGTGCCTGACCTCGGAGGAGGCCGAGCGGCTGGCCGCCGCGGAGCGCTCCGGTGGCGCGGTGCTGCTGGCCGGAAGCGCGGCGCGCTACCGCGCCGATGTGCGCGGGCTGTACCGGATCGCCGCCCGGCTGGGCCGTATCCGCCATGTCGAACTCGCCTGGGTGCGGGCGCGCGGCGTACCCGACCGGGGCGGCTGGTTCACCCAGCGGTCGCTCGCGGGCGGCGGGGCGCTGGTCGACCTGGGCTGGCATCTGTTCGACATCGCCGTTCCGCTGCTGGGCACCGCCGCGTTCCGGCACGCCATCGGCACCGTGTCCGCCGACTTCATCACCCAGCGGTCCTCCCGGGCCGCGTGGCGCGGCGACGACGGCGGCCCCGCGCTCCCGGGCGCCACCAACGGCACCACCGATGTCGAGGACACCGCCCGCGGGTTCCTCATCACCGAGGACGGCCGTTCGGTCGTACTGCACGCGAGCTGGGCCTCGCACGAGGCGCTGGACACCACCCGGGTCACGATCGACGGCAGCGACGGCAGCGCGACCCTGCACTGTACCTTCGGATTCAGCCCGAACCGCCTCGAGAAGTCCACTCTGACCCGCACCGTCGATGGTACGACCCGCCCGGTGGCCGTACCCACCGAACCGATCGGCACCGAGTACGACCGGCAGCTCGACATGCTTCCCGCGCAGCTGCGCGACCCGGCGGGGCGGGGGCGGGTGATCGAGGAGGTCCGCCGGACCATCGGCGCCATCGAACGGGTCTACGCCTCGGCCCGGATTCCCCGGGAGGTCCGGGATGTCCGGGAGTCGGCGCCGGTGTGA